One segment of Streptomyces sp. TG1A-8 DNA contains the following:
- a CDS encoding tannase/feruloyl esterase family alpha/beta hydrolase: MRPSRRSTLLSAALLAASGFTPAARAAGGGAGGTGRRRIAVPGAALRRISRHDDLTTGALAGTPCTDAADWSGLTARGTRNPSGVPGVQIDGCFPDAPRRAAPHGGHHGARFVIRLPDGWNGGLVVTGAPGTRGQYAMDTVVSDWVLAQGYAFAATDKGNSGPDFYTDGTRPGDALAEWNRRATELTRAARATVARYYGHAPRRTYMTGMSNSGYLTRWQLENHPELYDGGVDWEGPLWRPDGPNLFTFLPTAVARQLGRAGDEDMYAAGFTRGTEFLWPYHEEVYWGLTQKTYRAVFDPGFDPACPGASAGTTPGEILAPCPSDAGYDYAARPRSVHDAVARISLTGRIGKPMITLHGTLDALLPIGVQSDVYARMVADEGRSRLHRYYRIEGGTHVDGLYDTHPDRLRPILPCYRAAFTALTAWVEHREEPPASGTVARPDSGDLVNTGSLT; this comes from the coding sequence ATGCGTCCCAGTCGACGAAGCACCCTGCTGTCCGCCGCCCTGCTCGCCGCCTCGGGGTTCACCCCCGCCGCCCGGGCAGCCGGCGGCGGCGCCGGGGGCACCGGCCGGCGCCGGATCGCGGTGCCCGGCGCCGCACTGCGGCGGATCTCCCGCCACGACGACCTCACCACCGGCGCCCTGGCCGGCACGCCCTGCACCGACGCGGCGGACTGGTCGGGGCTCACCGCACGGGGCACCCGCAACCCCTCGGGCGTTCCCGGTGTGCAGATCGACGGCTGTTTCCCCGACGCCCCGCGCCGCGCCGCCCCGCACGGCGGGCACCACGGGGCCCGGTTCGTGATCCGGCTGCCCGACGGGTGGAACGGCGGGCTCGTCGTCACCGGCGCCCCGGGCACCCGCGGGCAGTACGCGATGGACACCGTCGTCTCCGACTGGGTGCTGGCCCAGGGCTACGCGTTCGCCGCCACCGACAAGGGCAACAGCGGCCCGGACTTCTACACCGACGGCACCCGGCCCGGCGACGCCCTGGCCGAGTGGAACCGGCGCGCCACCGAGCTGACCCGGGCGGCCCGGGCCACCGTGGCGCGGTACTACGGGCACGCCCCGCGCCGCACCTACATGACCGGGATGTCCAACAGCGGCTACCTCACCCGCTGGCAGTTGGAGAACCACCCCGAGCTGTACGACGGGGGAGTCGACTGGGAGGGACCGCTGTGGCGGCCCGACGGGCCGAACCTGTTCACCTTCCTGCCCACCGCGGTCGCCCGCCAACTGGGACGGGCCGGTGACGAGGACATGTACGCGGCCGGATTCACCCGCGGCACGGAGTTCCTGTGGCCGTACCACGAGGAGGTGTACTGGGGCCTGACCCAGAAGACCTACCGCGCCGTGTTCGACCCCGGCTTCGATCCCGCCTGCCCCGGCGCGTCGGCGGGCACGACCCCCGGGGAGATCCTCGCCCCCTGCCCCTCCGACGCCGGTTACGACTACGCAGCACGGCCCCGGTCGGTCCACGACGCCGTCGCCCGGATCTCGCTCACCGGCCGCATCGGCAAACCCATGATCACCCTGCACGGCACCCTGGACGCGCTGCTGCCCATCGGCGTGCAGTCCGACGTCTACGCGCGCATGGTCGCCGACGAGGGCCGCTCCCGCCTGCACCGCTACTACCGGATCGAGGGCGGCACCCACGTCGACGGCCTGTACGACACCCACCCGGACCGGCTGCGTCCGATCCTGCCCTGCTACCGGGCCGCCTTCACCGCGCTGACGGCCTGGGTGGAACACCGCGAGGAACCCCCGGCGAGCGGCACCGTCGCCCGCCCGGACTCCGGCGACCTGGTCAACACCGGGTCCCTGACCTGA
- the gap gene encoding type I glyceraldehyde-3-phosphate dehydrogenase: MTRIAINGFGRIGRNVLRAWLERDGDLEIVAVNDLTEPATLARLLAYDTTAGRLGRPVSVDGDDLVVDGHRIKVLAEREPAQLPWAELGVDIVLEATGRFTSAAAAGAHLKAGARKVLVGAPSDGADVTLAFGVNTDAYDPAAHTIVSNASCTTNALAPLAAVLDELAGIEHGFMTTVHAYTQEQNLQDGPHRDPRRARAAGVNIVPTTTGAAKAIGLVLPNLDGKLSGDSIRVPVPVGSLVELNTTVARDVTRDEVLAAYRAAADGPLAGVLEYSEDPLVSSDITGNPASSIFDSALTRVDGRHIKVVAWYDNEWGFSNRVIDTLGLLAGR, translated from the coding sequence ATGACGCGCATCGCCATCAACGGATTCGGTCGCATCGGACGCAACGTCCTGCGCGCATGGCTCGAACGCGACGGCGATCTGGAGATCGTCGCCGTCAACGACCTCACCGAGCCCGCCACCCTGGCGAGGCTGCTCGCCTACGACACCACGGCCGGCCGGCTCGGCCGCCCGGTGAGCGTCGACGGCGACGACCTGGTGGTCGACGGCCACCGCATCAAGGTCCTCGCCGAGCGCGAGCCGGCGCAGCTGCCGTGGGCCGAGCTGGGCGTCGACATCGTGCTGGAGGCCACCGGCCGCTTCACGTCCGCCGCCGCCGCCGGCGCCCACCTCAAGGCCGGCGCGCGCAAGGTCCTGGTCGGCGCCCCGTCGGACGGCGCCGACGTCACGCTCGCCTTCGGGGTCAACACCGACGCCTACGACCCGGCCGCGCACACGATCGTCTCGAACGCCTCCTGCACCACCAACGCGCTCGCGCCGCTGGCCGCGGTCCTGGACGAGCTCGCCGGCATCGAGCACGGCTTCATGACGACGGTGCACGCCTACACGCAGGAGCAGAACCTGCAGGACGGACCGCACCGCGACCCCCGCCGCGCCCGCGCCGCCGGCGTCAACATCGTGCCGACCACGACGGGCGCCGCCAAGGCGATCGGCCTGGTGCTGCCGAACCTCGACGGCAAGCTGTCGGGCGACTCGATCCGGGTGCCGGTTCCGGTGGGCTCGCTCGTCGAGCTCAACACGACCGTCGCCCGCGACGTGACCCGTGACGAGGTGCTGGCGGCCTACCGCGCCGCGGCGGACGGGCCGCTCGCCGGCGTCCTGGAGTACTCGGAGGACCCGCTGGTGTCGTCCGACATCACGGGCAACCCTGCCTCCTCGATCTTCGACTCGGCCCTCACCCGGGTCGACGGCCGCCACATCAAGGTGGTCGCCTGGTACGACAACGAGTGGGGCTTCTCCAACCGGGTGATCGACACGCTCGGGCTCCTCGCCGGCCGCTGA
- a CDS encoding arabinofuranosidase catalytic domain-containing protein, translating into MTRQNVFRTFRTSRNEPEPGCGVRQLEHVPSCEEQTMRGKRSAVPRAAADAGARTSRPAGPPRRPHGRPLSVLSALALLLGALVGLAAPSQAAAQAPCDIYGAAGTPCVAAHSTTRALFASYNGPLYRVTRTSDGATADIGLLSAGGYANAVQQDTFCGGSTCRITKIYDQTSRHNDLAPGPAGTAGMGADRGADASEIAVTAGGHKVYGVWISPGVGYRYTGVASGVAVNGQAEGAYMVASGTHVGSACCFDYGNAESTPADTGNGHMDAVSIATTCYFAPCTGSGPWIEADLENGMFQGDNGSNTANRGNNSAFVTAVLKNNGQTRYALKGGDSQSGALTTWWDGALPTRGGYQPMHQEGGIILGTGGDNSNWNMGTFFEGVMVSGYPTDAAENAVQANVVSVGYAGRTNVPNGPQGTVTGPGGKCVDVAADDTGVNGTAVQLWDCQSYAEDQHWTHNPDGSLGTLGRCLDVNGNGTANGTQVELWDCNGVGGQKWVQQADGSLLNPQSGRCLDSPSGATANGTRLQIYDCNGSAAQKFSVNGGAPVTGPGGKCVDVAADDTGVNGTAVQLWDCQTWSVDQHWFHRADGSLGTLGRCLDVNGNGTVNGTQVELWDCNGVGGQKWVQQADGSLLNPQSGRCLDSPSGATANGTRLQIYDCNGSAAQKFHLT; encoded by the coding sequence TTGACACGTCAGAACGTCTTCCGTACGTTCCGCACCAGCCGCAACGAACCCGAACCCGGTTGTGGGGTCCGCCAGTTGGAGCACGTCCCGTCCTGCGAGGAGCAGACGATGCGCGGAAAGAGATCTGCCGTTCCCCGGGCCGCCGCAGACGCCGGGGCCCGCACCTCCCGGCCGGCCGGGCCACCCCGGCGGCCCCACGGACGACCGCTGTCCGTCCTGTCCGCCCTGGCGCTGCTGCTGGGCGCCCTCGTCGGCCTGGCCGCCCCTTCCCAGGCCGCCGCCCAGGCGCCCTGCGACATCTACGGTGCCGCCGGCACCCCCTGCGTCGCCGCGCACAGCACGACCCGCGCGCTCTTCGCCTCCTACAACGGTCCCTTGTACCGCGTCACACGGACCTCCGACGGAGCCACGGCCGACATCGGCCTGCTGTCCGCGGGCGGCTACGCGAACGCCGTCCAGCAGGACACGTTCTGCGGCGGCTCGACGTGCCGGATCACCAAGATCTACGACCAGACCTCCCGGCACAACGACCTGGCGCCGGGCCCGGCCGGCACCGCCGGCATGGGTGCGGACCGCGGGGCGGACGCGAGCGAGATCGCGGTCACCGCCGGCGGACACAAGGTCTACGGCGTGTGGATCTCGCCCGGCGTCGGCTACCGGTACACCGGGGTGGCCTCGGGCGTGGCGGTCAACGGCCAGGCCGAGGGCGCCTACATGGTCGCCAGCGGCACCCACGTCGGCTCCGCCTGCTGCTTCGACTACGGCAACGCGGAGAGCACGCCAGCCGACACCGGCAACGGCCACATGGACGCGGTCAGCATCGCGACCACGTGCTACTTCGCGCCGTGCACCGGTTCAGGCCCCTGGATCGAGGCCGACCTGGAGAACGGCATGTTCCAGGGCGACAACGGCTCCAACACCGCCAACCGCGGCAACAACAGCGCCTTCGTCACGGCGGTGCTGAAGAACAACGGCCAGACGCGGTACGCCCTCAAGGGCGGCGACTCCCAGTCCGGGGCACTGACCACCTGGTGGGACGGCGCCCTGCCCACCCGCGGCGGCTACCAGCCGATGCACCAGGAGGGCGGCATCATCCTCGGCACGGGCGGCGACAACAGCAACTGGAACATGGGCACGTTCTTCGAGGGCGTGATGGTCTCCGGCTACCCGACCGACGCCGCCGAGAACGCCGTGCAGGCGAACGTCGTCTCGGTCGGGTACGCGGGCCGGACGAACGTGCCCAACGGTCCGCAGGGCACCGTCACCGGTCCGGGCGGCAAGTGCGTCGACGTCGCGGCCGACGACACGGGCGTCAACGGCACCGCCGTCCAGCTGTGGGACTGCCAGTCCTACGCCGAGGACCAGCACTGGACCCACAACCCCGACGGCTCGCTCGGCACGCTCGGCCGGTGCTTGGACGTCAACGGCAACGGCACGGCGAACGGCACGCAGGTCGAGCTGTGGGACTGCAACGGCGTCGGCGGCCAGAAGTGGGTGCAGCAGGCCGACGGTTCGCTGCTCAATCCCCAGTCCGGCCGGTGCCTCGACTCGCCCAGCGGCGCCACCGCCAACGGCACCCGGCTGCAGATCTACGACTGCAACGGGTCGGCGGCGCAGAAGTTCTCGGTCAACGGCGGCGCCCCCGTCACCGGTCCGGGCGGCAAGTGCGTCGACGTCGCGGCCGACGACACGGGCGTCAACGGCACCGCCGTCCAGCTGTGGGACTGCCAGACCTGGTCCGTCGACCAGCACTGGTTCCACCGCGCCGACGGCTCGCTCGGCACGCTCGGCCGGTGCCTGGACGTCAACGGCAACGGCACGGTGAACGGCACGCAGGTCGAGCTGTGGGACTGCAACGGCGTCGGCGGCCAGAAGTGGGTGCAGCAGGCCGACGGTTCGCTGCTCAACCCCCAGTCCGGCCGGTGCCTCGACTCGCCCAGCGGCGCCACCGCCAACGGCACCCGGCTGCAGATCTACGACTGCAACGGGTCGGCGGCGCAGAAGTTCCACCTCACCTGA
- a CDS encoding DUF6131 family protein encodes MIALGIILLVVGFLTGISILWTIGIILLVIGAILWIMGSMGHAVAGRRHYW; translated from the coding sequence ATGATCGCCCTCGGTATCATCCTGCTCGTCGTCGGTTTCCTCACCGGGATATCGATCCTGTGGACCATCGGCATCATCCTGCTCGTGATCGGCGCCATCCTGTGGATCATGGGCTCCATGGGGCACGCCGTCGCGGGCCGGCGGCACTACTGGTAG